The following coding sequences lie in one Prionailurus viverrinus isolate Anna chromosome X, UM_Priviv_1.0, whole genome shotgun sequence genomic window:
- the LOC125157433 gene encoding 40S ribosomal protein S27-like, which yields MPLEKDLLHQSTKEEMRKHKKKCLVQSPNSYFMDVKCPGCYKITTIFSHTRTVVLCVGCSTVLCQPTGGKARLTEG from the coding sequence ATGCCCCTTGAAAAGGACCTTCTCCACCAGTCCACAAAAGAGGAGATGAGGAAGCATAAGAAGAAGTGCCTGGTGCAGAGCCCCAACTCCTACTTCATGGATGTGAAGTGCCCAGGATGCTACAAAATCACCACCATCTTTAGCCATACACGAACAGTAGTTTTGTGTGTTGGCTGCTCCACTGTTCTTTGCCAGCCTACAGGAGGAAAAGCAAGGCTTACAGAAGGATGA